A region from the Mucilaginibacter sp. CSA2-8R genome encodes:
- a CDS encoding LysE family transporter has translation MFEAIISGIGIGLVLTFITGPVFFALIKTSVERGFQAGAALALGVVCSDVVFVGAIIFGSQFFEVSEKAKIWLGVVGSIILLIIGTHYLTKKAVVDFNSHTPARINRAGYFFKGFLMCIFNPALLLHWITVIGTASTVYHKGIPHRQLKIAVMFFTILCVQFGMDVIKAFYANKLRAHISVTFVHRLNYVAGAALIIAAFVIFDRLVTHYVFSPLATS, from the coding sequence ATGTTTGAAGCTATTATTTCTGGAATTGGTATTGGCTTAGTACTCACGTTTATCACCGGTCCTGTTTTTTTCGCATTAATTAAAACCAGCGTAGAGCGCGGCTTTCAGGCCGGCGCTGCCTTAGCATTGGGTGTGGTTTGCAGCGATGTAGTATTTGTGGGTGCTATCATCTTTGGTTCGCAGTTCTTCGAAGTATCAGAAAAAGCCAAAATTTGGTTAGGTGTGGTGGGCAGCATCATTCTTTTAATTATTGGCACGCACTACCTCACTAAAAAAGCCGTAGTTGATTTTAACTCCCATACCCCTGCCCGTATAAACCGCGCCGGCTACTTTTTTAAGGGCTTTTTGATGTGCATCTTTAACCCCGCCCTGCTGCTGCACTGGATTACCGTAATTGGTACTGCCAGCACCGTTTATCACAAAGGCATCCCGCACCGGCAACTTAAAATTGCCGTAATGTTTTTTACCATACTCTGCGTGCAGTTTGGTATGGATGTTATCAAAGCATTTTATGCTAACAAGCTTAGGGCGCACATCTCAGTAACCTTTGTACACCGTTTAAATTACGTAGCAGGTGCAGCGCTCATCATTGCTGCGTTTGTTATTTTTGACAGGCTGGTTACCCATTACGTATTTTCTCCGCTGGCTACAAGCTAA
- a CDS encoding MFS transporter — MQPNNSKSYGSALYTLITVFFFWGFLAASNGIFIPFCKTHFNLTQFESQLIDFTFYGGYFIGSLILYFASQASRVDILNKLGYKNGIILGLIISAVGALGMVPAIGSGAFGFILAAFFVIAVGFSLQQTAANPFVIALGSAETAASRLNFAGAVNNFGGLMGPVIVGVLLFGTAKGASAAKVEISSVNNLYYALAGLFVAVAAFFWFRDLPNVTSDEKIEPSNKANLPLFIIFIAFGLILAANPLSNATGLSQAYFVYASLAIILCSLIGSLLSAQKDGQGWGAMQYPQLIYGMLAIFMYVGTEVTIQSNMGALLKLPEFGGWNESDIAPFISLYWGSLMIGRWAGAVGAFNLQTSTKYALTIIMPFVAFAIVLLANYISGAAISHLLPYAVCIVVMIIAFFLGKQKPARTLTVFGLLGVAFMLLGLLTTGIVSVYAFISGGLCCSIMWPSIFALSVTGLGKYTSQGSAFLIMMILGGSIVPPVQGILADTAGIHLSYIIPVIGFAYLAFFAWKVSGELRKQGIDLDHVEAAGGH; from the coding sequence ATGCAGCCAAACAATTCTAAAAGCTATGGTTCAGCGTTGTATACCCTGATTACCGTATTCTTTTTCTGGGGCTTTTTAGCAGCCTCAAACGGGATCTTCATTCCGTTTTGTAAAACCCACTTTAACTTAACCCAATTTGAGTCGCAACTGATCGATTTTACCTTTTACGGAGGATATTTCATTGGTTCGCTTATCCTGTATTTTGCATCGCAGGCCAGCCGGGTAGATATTTTAAATAAGCTGGGCTATAAAAACGGTATCATTTTAGGTTTAATAATTTCAGCTGTTGGTGCTTTAGGTATGGTTCCGGCCATAGGCTCAGGTGCTTTCGGGTTCATATTAGCGGCTTTCTTTGTGATTGCCGTTGGTTTTTCTTTGCAACAAACAGCAGCAAATCCGTTTGTAATTGCCCTGGGGTCGGCAGAAACTGCCGCAAGCCGTCTAAACTTTGCAGGAGCCGTAAATAACTTTGGTGGTTTGATGGGGCCGGTAATTGTTGGCGTGCTTTTATTTGGTACCGCTAAAGGTGCAAGTGCTGCCAAGGTAGAAATATCATCGGTTAACAATTTATATTATGCTTTAGCCGGTTTGTTTGTTGCTGTAGCTGCGTTTTTTTGGTTTCGTGATTTACCTAATGTTACGAGCGACGAAAAGATTGAGCCAAGTAATAAAGCCAACTTACCGTTGTTTATCATCTTTATTGCCTTCGGACTAATACTGGCGGCAAATCCTTTAAGTAACGCTACGGGTTTATCTCAGGCTTACTTTGTATATGCATCACTGGCAATTATTCTGTGCTCGCTCATTGGGTCTTTACTTTCTGCTCAAAAAGATGGGCAAGGTTGGGGAGCAATGCAATATCCGCAGTTGATTTACGGAATGCTGGCTATTTTCATGTACGTAGGTACCGAGGTTACCATCCAAAGTAATATGGGCGCTTTGCTCAAACTGCCGGAATTTGGCGGCTGGAACGAAAGCGACATTGCACCGTTTATTTCTTTGTACTGGGGCAGCTTAATGATTGGCCGTTGGGCTGGCGCTGTAGGCGCGTTTAATTTGCAAACCAGCACCAAGTATGCTTTAACCATCATAATGCCTTTTGTGGCCTTTGCCATAGTGCTTCTGGCTAATTATATCTCTGGTGCGGCCATCAGTCATTTGCTGCCTTACGCTGTTTGTATCGTGGTGATGATTATTGCTTTCTTTTTAGGTAAACAAAAACCGGCACGTACACTTACCGTATTCGGTTTGCTGGGTGTGGCCTTTATGTTGTTAGGCTTATTAACTACCGGTATTGTTTCGGTTTACGCCTTCATTAGCGGTGGTTTATGCTGCTCTATTATGTGGCCGTCTATCTTTGCATTGTCGGTTACCGGTTTGGGTAAATATACCAGCCAGGGGTCAGCGTTTTTAATCATGATGATTTTAGGTGGATCAATTGTGCCGCCGGTACAAGGTATTTTGGCTGATACTGCCGGTATCCATTTGTCGTACATCATCCCAGTAATTGGTTTTGCTTACTTGGCATTTTTTGCCTGGAAAGTGAGCGGTGAGTTGAGAAAACAAGGCATTGACCTTGACCATGTAGAAGCTGCGGGCGGACACTAA
- a CDS encoding lipid A deacylase LpxR family protein translates to MKFRFIAALAALLFANEVTSAQTHAHEFGFQSDNDSFLAQGSDRYYTNGLFIFYRQALKTNNSTKLANKVLGIELGQKLFNPISGYVPNASFVDRPFAAYLYAGANLNLLYKNESNVKLSAQTGTIGPAALGRQVQNIIHNTFGFYTLNGWQYQIRNNFQLNLAAEYNRLLARASWIDVSASAYANIGTGFNGAGVGPLVRIGNFNQLFNSVSTQSVSTRNSSTTPLHSHELFLYYKPQFNYIAYDATVEGGLFQDSQPGGPEIRSTPNRTMLSQQVGLAYGSKRWVFDLAAVFHTRDVKTQTFNTHQWGSATILYRFN, encoded by the coding sequence ATGAAATTTCGGTTCATCGCTGCACTGGCAGCACTATTATTTGCTAACGAAGTTACCTCGGCGCAAACCCATGCTCATGAGTTTGGCTTCCAGTCTGATAATGACTCGTTTTTGGCGCAGGGTTCTGATCGTTATTACACCAACGGATTGTTCATCTTTTACCGTCAGGCCTTAAAAACCAATAACAGCACTAAACTGGCCAATAAGGTATTAGGTATTGAGCTTGGGCAAAAACTGTTTAACCCTATATCGGGCTACGTGCCTAACGCCAGTTTTGTTGACAGGCCGTTCGCTGCTTATTTGTATGCCGGTGCCAATTTAAACCTGCTTTACAAAAACGAAAGCAATGTTAAGCTGAGTGCGCAAACCGGCACGATTGGCCCTGCTGCTTTAGGCAGGCAGGTACAAAACATTATTCATAACACCTTTGGCTTCTACACGCTTAACGGGTGGCAATATCAAATCCGAAACAATTTTCAGCTAAATTTAGCAGCAGAGTACAACCGCCTACTCGCACGCGCCTCTTGGATTGACGTAAGTGCATCTGCCTACGCAAACATCGGTACCGGTTTTAATGGCGCAGGGGTTGGTCCGTTGGTAAGGATTGGCAATTTTAATCAGCTTTTTAACTCGGTAAGCACGCAAAGCGTTTCTACCCGTAACTCTTCAACAACGCCACTGCATAGCCATGAGTTGTTTTTGTATTACAAGCCTCAGTTTAATTATATAGCTTATGATGCCACGGTTGAAGGCGGCTTATTTCAGGATAGCCAACCAGGCGGACCCGAGATACGGAGCACGCCTAACCGCACAATGCTTAGTCAGCAGGTAGGTTTGGCGTATGGCAGTAAACGCTGGGTCTTTGATCTGGCCGCTGTGTTTCATACCCGCGATGTAAAAACGCAAACCTTTAATACCCACCAGTGGGGCTCGGCAACTATTCTGTACCGCTTTAATTAA
- a CDS encoding NADH-quinone oxidoreductase subunit D, whose translation MSTTALERYHQKIAAAATQDMVLNMGPQHPSTHGVLRLELITDGEIVKEVIPHAGYLHRCFEKHAESLTYQQTIPFTDRLDYLSSMNNSHVWVMGVERMLGIDKDIPKRVEYIRVLVCELNRIASHLISIGTYGIDIGAFTPFLWCFRDREHIMGMLEWASGSRMLYNYIWIGGLFFDLPVGFEGRCREFVDYFKPKMVELNELLTNNQIFISRTANVGILPLDVAINYGCTGPMLRGSGLKWDLRRIDNYSAYPELDFDIPCGQGLMGTVGDCWDRNKVRVDEIGESLKIIEQCLDRLQKELKRTPDFDPRAKLPRKITPKAQDYYMRGEGSKGELGFYFMTDGKSEVPFRVKARGPSFNNLSVISEMSKGIMIADLIAIIGSIDFVLGELDR comes from the coding sequence ATGTCAACAACTGCACTCGAAAGATATCATCAGAAAATAGCTGCCGCAGCTACGCAAGATATGGTGTTGAATATGGGGCCGCAGCATCCCTCAACCCACGGCGTTTTACGGCTGGAGCTCATCACCGATGGTGAGATTGTGAAAGAAGTGATTCCGCATGCGGGTTACCTGCATCGTTGCTTCGAGAAACATGCGGAGTCGCTTACGTATCAGCAAACCATTCCCTTTACCGACCGCCTAGATTATTTATCATCGATGAATAACAGCCATGTTTGGGTGATGGGTGTTGAACGGATGCTGGGTATTGACAAGGACATTCCCAAACGGGTAGAATACATTCGGGTGTTGGTTTGCGAGTTGAACCGTATTGCCTCCCACCTAATCTCTATAGGTACGTACGGTATTGATATTGGCGCGTTTACACCTTTTTTATGGTGCTTCCGCGACCGCGAACATATTATGGGTATGCTCGAGTGGGCATCGGGCTCGCGCATGCTATACAACTACATCTGGATTGGCGGACTATTTTTTGATCTGCCTGTTGGCTTCGAAGGACGCTGCCGGGAGTTTGTAGATTATTTTAAGCCCAAAATGGTAGAGCTTAACGAGTTGCTTACCAATAACCAGATCTTCATCAGTCGTACGGCTAACGTGGGCATATTACCCTTGGATGTAGCCATTAACTACGGTTGTACCGGCCCCATGTTGCGCGGTTCGGGTCTGAAGTGGGATTTGCGCCGCATTGACAACTACTCGGCTTACCCTGAGCTGGATTTTGACATCCCCTGCGGGCAGGGCCTGATGGGTACCGTAGGCGACTGCTGGGACCGCAACAAGGTAAGGGTTGACGAAATTGGTGAATCGCTCAAAATTATTGAGCAGTGCCTCGACCGATTGCAAAAAGAACTGAAACGCACACCCGACTTTGACCCGCGTGCTAAACTTCCGCGCAAAATTACGCCTAAAGCGCAAGACTACTACATGCGCGGCGAAGGCTCCAAAGGTGAACTGGGCTTTTATTTTATGACCGACGGCAAATCCGAAGTACCTTTCCGGGTAAAAGCCAGGGGGCCAAGTTTTAACAACCTCTCCGTTATTTCCGAAATGTCTAAAGGCATTATGATTGCGGATTTGATTGCCATTATTGGGTCGATTGATTTTGTATTGGGCGAGTTGGACAGGTAA
- a CDS encoding tetratricopeptide repeat protein, whose amino-acid sequence MRRISVILSFIIASSIEGYAQNAYMKLGFQALMDKDFKTAVRQLEKACVVDSSNANALWMLGYSYYHSENYKKSISAYTRVLSINGTDHSAYSFRSKAKSNMAKDTQLPDNEKEKYLLGAIADLTKAILIKPENTYYQNRALDYKDYAALKMAHPGYDKQRVATALKAAIGDFEKILANNPSRNDIASLLDVTKEKLATAVGHH is encoded by the coding sequence ATGAGGAGGATATCCGTCATACTGTCCTTTATTATTGCTTCGAGTATTGAGGGCTATGCTCAAAACGCGTACATGAAGCTCGGCTTTCAGGCTTTGATGGACAAAGACTTTAAAACCGCCGTAAGGCAGTTAGAGAAGGCTTGCGTAGTAGACTCCAGCAATGCTAATGCTTTGTGGATGCTTGGTTACTCGTATTACCACAGCGAAAATTACAAAAAGTCGATTTCTGCGTACACTCGTGTACTTTCTATTAACGGCACAGACCATTCGGCGTATTCTTTCCGCTCGAAAGCCAAAAGCAATATGGCTAAAGATACCCAGTTGCCCGACAACGAGAAAGAAAAATACCTTTTGGGTGCCATCGCCGATTTAACCAAAGCCATTTTAATTAAACCAGAAAATACTTACTATCAAAACCGCGCCTTAGATTATAAGGATTATGCTGCCTTAAAAATGGCGCATCCTGGTTATGATAAGCAACGTGTGGCAACTGCTCTTAAAGCAGCTATAGGCGATTTTGAAAAGATACTAGCCAATAATCCGTCGCGTAATGACATTGCATCCCTGCTCGACGTTACCAAAGAGAAGCTGGCTACGGCAGTCGGGCATCATTAA
- the arfB gene encoding alternative ribosome rescue aminoacyl-tRNA hydrolase ArfB yields MNFTKADLRKELTYRASRSGGKGGQNVNKVATKVELLFDLQQSALFTGEDKVWLTAKLQSRLNRDGLIHLTSEESRSQLDNKERAVDKLYALLEQALQRPKARKPTKVSKQARAKRLEQKRLQSVKKQLRKSDY; encoded by the coding sequence ATGAATTTTACTAAAGCCGATTTGCGAAAAGAGCTGACTTACAGAGCATCACGAAGCGGAGGTAAAGGCGGACAAAATGTAAACAAAGTGGCTACTAAGGTGGAGCTGTTGTTTGATTTGCAGCAGTCGGCACTATTTACCGGCGAAGATAAAGTTTGGCTCACTGCCAAGCTGCAAAGCAGGCTCAACCGCGACGGTTTAATACATCTTACCAGCGAAGAGTCCAGAAGCCAGCTGGATAACAAGGAGCGGGCTGTAGATAAACTCTACGCCCTGTTAGAGCAAGCGCTGCAAAGGCCCAAGGCTCGCAAACCCACTAAAGTAAGTAAACAAGCCAGGGCTAAACGCCTGGAGCAAAAAAGGCTGCAATCCGTTAAAAAACAACTGCGCAAAAGCGATTATTAA
- the lon gene encoding endopeptidase La, which produces MNFDLFDIKNTLPIINEDSEFFPLMSTEDEEEMNNEQVPDVLSILPLRNTVLFPGVVIPITVGRDKSIKLIRDANKGDRMVGVVAQQDVNVEDPDFSQLHQIGTTALIIKMLQMPDGNTTVILQGKKRFVLKEEVQSSPYIKASIEPFKEVAIKEDKEFKAMVSSVKDMAMSIIQLSPNIPSEAGIAIRNIESTTFLINFIASNMNADMDAKQRILETPSVRDRAHLVLEHLTTDLQMLELKNQIQTKVRTDLDKQQRDYFLNQQLKTIQEELGGSTPDLEIESLRARALKKKWSKEVSDHFDKEIEKLQRINPAAADYSVQINYLELLLDLPWNDFTKDNFDLKRAQKVLDKDHFGMDKVKRRIIEYLAVLKLKHNMKAPILCLVGPPGVGKTSLGKSIAKALGRKYVRMALGGVRDEAEIRGHRKTYIGAMPGRIIQSVKKAGAANPVFILDEIDKVGNDFRGDPSSALLEVLDPEQNSSFYDHYVELDFDLSNVMFIATANSLSTIQPALLDRMEIIEVSGYTIEEKIEIAKQHLLPKQREAHGIKTKDVVIKNDVMEKVVEDYTRESGVRGLEKQVGSIVRGVAKSIALEEEYNTTVTKKDVERYLGPPLFDKDLYEGNDVAGVVTGLAWTQVGGDILFIEASLSPGRGRLTLTGSLGDVMKESAIIALAYIRAHAGYFNINPKLFDQWDIHIHVPAGATPKDGPSAGVTMLTAITSAFTQRKVKPNLAMTGEITLRGRVLPVGGIKEKILAAKRADIKEIILCQSNQKDILEIKEDYIKDLKFYYVKEMREVINLALLDELVAEPLDLTVNEELKPVVNYAD; this is translated from the coding sequence ATGAATTTCGATCTATTTGATATAAAGAACACCTTACCCATCATAAACGAAGATTCGGAGTTCTTTCCGCTAATGTCTACCGAAGACGAAGAGGAAATGAACAACGAGCAGGTTCCTGACGTTTTATCCATCTTACCTTTACGTAATACTGTGTTGTTTCCGGGTGTGGTGATTCCGATTACTGTAGGCCGCGATAAATCCATTAAACTCATTCGCGACGCCAATAAAGGCGACCGCATGGTGGGCGTAGTTGCCCAGCAGGATGTAAATGTTGAAGATCCGGATTTTAGCCAGTTACACCAAATTGGCACCACCGCACTCATCATCAAAATGCTGCAAATGCCCGACGGTAACACCACCGTTATTTTACAGGGTAAAAAGCGTTTTGTATTAAAAGAGGAAGTACAGAGCTCACCTTACATTAAAGCCTCGATAGAGCCGTTTAAAGAGGTAGCCATCAAAGAAGATAAAGAATTTAAGGCCATGGTATCATCTGTTAAGGATATGGCCATGAGTATCATTCAGTTATCGCCCAACATACCGAGCGAGGCAGGCATCGCCATCCGCAATATTGAAAGCACTACGTTTTTAATCAACTTTATTGCTTCAAACATGAATGCCGACATGGATGCCAAGCAACGCATCCTGGAAACACCGAGCGTACGCGACCGTGCCCACCTGGTGCTGGAACACCTGACGACTGATTTGCAAATGCTGGAGCTTAAAAATCAGATACAAACCAAGGTACGTACCGATTTAGACAAGCAGCAGCGCGACTACTTTTTAAACCAGCAGCTTAAAACCATACAGGAAGAGTTAGGTGGCAGCACCCCCGATCTTGAAATTGAAAGTCTGCGTGCACGGGCACTTAAAAAGAAATGGAGCAAAGAGGTAAGCGACCACTTTGATAAAGAAATTGAAAAGCTGCAGCGCATTAACCCCGCTGCTGCAGATTATTCGGTACAAATTAACTACCTGGAGCTGCTGCTGGATTTGCCATGGAACGATTTTACCAAAGACAATTTTGACCTGAAGCGTGCCCAAAAGGTTTTGGATAAAGACCACTTTGGTATGGACAAGGTTAAAAGACGCATTATAGAATACCTGGCTGTGCTTAAGTTAAAGCATAACATGAAGGCACCCATTTTGTGCCTGGTTGGTCCTCCGGGGGTTGGTAAAACATCATTAGGTAAATCAATAGCCAAGGCCCTGGGCCGAAAATATGTGCGCATGGCTTTGGGTGGTGTACGTGATGAAGCCGAGATTAGAGGTCATCGCAAAACGTATATTGGTGCCATGCCGGGCCGTATCATTCAATCAGTAAAAAAGGCCGGTGCCGCTAACCCGGTATTCATCCTGGATGAAATTGATAAAGTAGGCAACGATTTTAGAGGCGACCCATCTTCTGCCCTTTTAGAAGTCTTGGATCCCGAACAAAACAGCAGCTTTTATGACCATTATGTAGAGTTGGACTTTGACCTCTCGAACGTCATGTTTATAGCTACAGCCAACTCTTTGAGCACCATACAACCTGCCTTGCTTGATCGTATGGAGATTATTGAGGTAAGCGGATATACTATTGAAGAAAAAATTGAAATAGCCAAACAACACCTCCTACCCAAACAACGCGAGGCCCACGGCATCAAAACCAAAGACGTGGTAATAAAAAACGACGTAATGGAAAAGGTGGTAGAAGATTACACCCGCGAGTCGGGCGTGCGCGGTTTAGAAAAACAAGTAGGCTCTATTGTTCGTGGCGTGGCCAAAAGCATAGCCCTCGAAGAAGAATACAACACTACCGTTACCAAAAAAGATGTTGAACGCTACCTGGGCCCGCCCCTGTTTGATAAAGATTTATACGAAGGTAATGATGTAGCCGGCGTGGTAACCGGTTTGGCCTGGACACAGGTTGGCGGCGATATTTTGTTTATTGAAGCCAGTTTAAGTCCTGGTCGTGGTCGTTTAACACTTACCGGAAGCCTGGGTGATGTAATGAAAGAGTCGGCTATCATTGCGCTGGCCTATATTCGTGCGCATGCAGGTTATTTTAACATTAATCCTAAGCTGTTCGACCAATGGGATATTCACATCCACGTACCGGCCGGTGCTACACCGAAAGATGGTCCCTCGGCTGGTGTAACCATGCTTACCGCAATAACGTCGGCGTTTACACAGCGTAAAGTGAAACCTAACCTGGCCATGACCGGCGAAATTACCTTGCGCGGACGTGTATTGCCAGTAGGTGGTATTAAAGAGAAAATACTTGCCGCCAAGCGTGCCGACATTAAAGAGATCATCCTGTGCCAGTCCAATCAGAAAGACATTTTGGAAATTAAGGAAGATTATATTAAAGACCTCAAGTTCTACTATGTTAAAGAAATGCGCGAGGTAATTAACCTTGCCCTGTTAGATGAATTAGTAGCAGAACCGCTTGATTTAACCGTTAACGAAGAACTAAAACCGGTGGTTAATTACGCCGACTAA
- the cmk gene encoding (d)CMP kinase, translating into MSKNIVVAIDGYSSCGKSTLAKALAKELHFIYVDSGAMYRAVTLYFLRNHIDLTNTEQVTEALKNIHLNFHSRDYQTHITLNDEEVSDEIRLMPVSENVSPVSAIREVRKEMVAQQQRMGRIKDIVMDGRDIGTTVFPNAQLKLFMTADPKVRAERRFKELQPNNPDITLEDVFENLAHRDYSDTTRKESPLMRAEDAIILDNTNITPEQQLQFALEKVKPLLKK; encoded by the coding sequence ATGAGCAAGAACATTGTGGTGGCTATTGATGGTTACTCGTCGTGCGGAAAAAGCACGTTAGCCAAAGCCTTAGCCAAAGAACTCCATTTTATATACGTTGACAGCGGTGCCATGTACCGTGCCGTAACCCTTTATTTTTTACGCAACCACATTGATCTGACCAATACTGAACAGGTGACCGAAGCGCTCAAAAATATCCATCTCAATTTTCATTCTCGCGATTACCAGACACATATCACGCTGAATGATGAAGAGGTGTCTGACGAGATTCGCCTGATGCCGGTGTCTGAAAACGTAAGTCCTGTATCGGCCATACGAGAGGTACGTAAAGAAATGGTTGCCCAGCAGCAACGCATGGGGCGCATAAAAGATATTGTAATGGATGGCCGTGATATAGGCACAACCGTATTCCCTAACGCGCAGCTTAAGCTATTTATGACGGCAGATCCGAAGGTGAGGGCCGAGCGCCGTTTTAAAGAGTTGCAGCCCAATAATCCTGATATTACGCTCGAAGATGTATTTGAGAATTTAGCGCACCGCGATTATTCTGATACCACGCGTAAAGAAAGCCCGTTAATGCGGGCCGAGGATGCCATTATATTAGATAATACCAATATTACCCCAGAGCAGCAATTACAATTTGCTTTAGAAAAAGTAAAGCCGTTACTTAAAAAGTAA
- a CDS encoding dCMP deaminase family protein has protein sequence MSKLSFDQIFMNLASDLARRSHCVKAQVGAVLTKDTRIISVGYNGPPAGTHNCDVEWPETGCPRDARGSCSLALHAEENTILYAVKNGAKLEGATMYTTLSPCLPCARLIFSAGITRVYYQHSYAEYKGLPSDEGVDFLKRFGVEVLKFEPEDRAVTF, from the coding sequence ATGAGTAAACTCTCTTTTGATCAGATATTCATGAACCTGGCCAGTGACCTGGCCAGGCGTTCGCATTGTGTGAAGGCACAGGTAGGGGCTGTGCTTACCAAAGATACCCGCATCATATCAGTAGGGTATAATGGCCCGCCCGCGGGCACGCATAATTGCGACGTGGAGTGGCCCGAAACCGGTTGCCCGCGTGATGCCCGGGGCAGTTGCTCGCTGGCCCTGCACGCCGAAGAAAACACAATATTGTACGCCGTTAAAAATGGCGCTAAGTTAGAGGGGGCTACCATGTACACCACCCTGTCGCCTTGTTTGCCTTGCGCAAGGCTCATATTTTCGGCAGGAATTACCCGTGTATATTATCAGCATTCTTATGCCGAATATAAGGGTTTGCCGAGTGATGAAGGCGTCGATTTTTTGAAGCGCTTCGGTGTTGAGGTACTCAAATTTGAGCCAGAAGACAGAGCCGTTACTTTTTAA